The Pseudoxanthomonas suwonensis sequence GTGCCCAGCAGCATCAGCACGCCGCCGATGCCAGCGCCCCACCACCAGCCGGGCCAGCGCAGCGCCAGCGCCAGCGACACCAGCAACAGCACCCAGCTGGCGGCGTACGCCGAGTAGCGGATCATCCCATGCTCCCTGCGGAACGGATGTGGGCCAGTCTAGCCGCGGACGACATGGGTAGGCGCGTGGACAACGTCGACAGGTGCGTGAATGGCGCCAATGAGGCCGGCCCGTCGTCCCGGCGAACGGCGGGACCCAGTGCCTTCGATTTCTCAGCCAGGCACAACGTCATGGCAGAGCATGAGTCGCTGGGCCCCGGCGTTCGCCGGGACGACGGAGATGGGGGAGCCAACAGACGCGGCGCGGCAGCGGTGGCTACAGGCGGTCGTCCACCGCCTCGCGCGGCCACACCGACTTGACGTCGTATACCGCCGCGCCCGGCCGGCCCAGCGCGCGCACCTGCCCGGCGTCGTAGCCGCGGTACTCGTCGTGGGCCACCGCCAGCACCACCGCGTCGTAGCGGCCGGCCTCCGGCTCGCTGCGCAGCGCCACGCCCTGCCGCGCGACCTCCTCCGCATCGGCCCACGGATCGCAGGCCTCCACCCGGGCGCCGGCCTCGGCCAGCTGCCGGGCCAGGTCCAGCGCACGGCTGTTTCGCAGGTCCGGGCAGTTCTCCTTGAAGGTCACGCCCAGCACCAGCACCCGTGCGTCCGCCGGGACCACGCCGCGCTCGCGCAGCATCGCCAGCACGCGGTCGGCCACGTGCGTGCCGACCCGCTCGTTCACTTCGCGCGCGGTATGGATCAGCTCGGGGTGGTAGCCCACGCTCTCGGACTTGTGCAGCAGGTAGTACGGGTCCACGCCGATGCAGTGGCCACCGACCAGGCCCGGGCGGAACGGCAGGAAGTTCCACTTGGTGCCGGCCGCCTCGAGCACGTCGGCGGTGTCGATGCCCAGGCGGTCGAATACAAGCGCCAGTTCGTTGACCAGGGCGATGTTGACGTCGCGCTGGATGTTCTCGACCACCTTGGCCGCCTCGGCCACGCGGATCGACGGCGCGGCGTAGGTGCCGGCGGCGATCACCGGCCGGTACAGCGCGTCCACCGCCGCTGCCACCCCGGGGGTCGAGCCGGAAGTGATCTTGCGGATGTCGGCCAGGCGCCGCTGGCGGTCGCCGGGACTGACCCGCTCGGGGCTGTAGCCGCAGCTGAAATCGGCGTTGAAGCGCAGGCCCGAGCCCCGCTCCAGGATCGGCACGCAGATCTCCTCGGTCGTGCCGGGATAGACCGTGGACTCGTAGATCACCAGCGCGCCGCGCCGCAACGCGGCGGCGACCAGTTCGCTGGCCCCGCGCAGCGGCTCCAGGTCGGGCTGGTACGAAGCGTCGATAGGCGTGGGTACCGCGACGATGAAGATGTCGCAGCCGGCCAGCGCGGCCGGGTTGCTGTCGAAGCGCAGCCGGGTCGCCGCGCGGATCTCCTCCGGCTCCAGTTCCAGGGTGCGGTCGACGCCCCCGCGCAACTCCTGCACCCGGCCCGCATCGATGTCGAAGCCCAGCACCTCGCGCTGCGCGCCGAAGGCCACCGCCAGCGGCAGGCCCACGTAGCCCAGGCCGATCACGGCGATGCGGGCGTCGGCGGGCGGCAGCGGCACTGAAGGTTCGGACATGGAGCTCCTGTCTGGTTGTGCAAGTAGGCACCAGGTAGGCACCGGACCCGCGTTGCGCTGGAGGTGCCGGCCCGGCCATTCGACACGGAGCCCGCCTGCCACAAGGCATGCCCGGAGCGGGGGTCGAACCCGCATAGCCTTTCGGCTGGGGGATTTTAAGTCCCCTGTGTCTACCAGTTTCACCACCCGGGCGCGGCCCGTGCATTGTGCCACCGCCGTCGGCGGCGCGACCGCCGTCCGGCGCGGCGCGTTGCTATCATGCGGCGGACCCGCGATCGGCAGGCGGGCAAGGGGCCACGAACGCATGCGCGCCAGGATCGAGGACGTCGCCGCGGCGGCGGGCGTGTCGATGAAGACCGTCTCGCGGGTGTTCAACCGCGAACCCAACGTGCGCGAGGACACCCGGCACAAGGTCGAGGAAGCCGCGCGCCAGCTGCACTACCGGCCCAACTCCTCGGCGCGCAGCCTGGCCGGCCGGCGCTCGTACCTGATCTCGCTGCTGTACGACAACCCGTCCTCGAACTACGTGATGGAGATCATCGAGGGCGTGCTGGCGGCCTGCGAACAGGCCCACTACGGCCTGACCCTGCGCCCGGTCGACTTCGGTCGCCGCGGCCATGTCGAGTCGGTCGAAGGGCTGGTCAACCAGTACCGCCCGGACGGGCTGGTGCTAACCCCGCCGCTGACCGACGACCTGCCGCTGCTGCGCCGGCTGCGCGAACTGGACGTGCGCTACGCCGGGATCTCGGCCAAGCGCAACAACGCCCGCATCGGCGCGACCCTGGACGAACGCGCGGCGGTGGCCGACATGATGGCCCACGTGGTCGCGCTCGGGCACCGGCGCATCGCCCACATCACCGGCCACCGCAGCCATGGTGCGCGCGCCTGGCGCCTGGCTGGTTACCTGGATGGCCTGAACCAGGCCGGGATCGAACCGGATCCGGCGCTGGTGATCGAGGGCGAGTTCTCGTTCGAGTCCGGCATCGCCGGCGCGCGCCGCCTGCTCGACCTGGACGACCCGCCCACGGCGATCTTCGGCGCCAACGACGACACCGCCTGCGGCGTGCTGTACGAGGCCGCCGCGCGCGGGCTGGCCGTGCCGGAGCAGCTGTCGGTGTTCGGCTTCGACGACACCCCGATGTCACGCCAGGTCTGGCCGAGCCTGAGCACGATCCGCCAACCCAGCCGCGAGATGGGCCGGATCGCCGCCCGCCAGCTGCTCGACGAGATCACCGGCCACGGCGTCGGCAGCATCGTGAAGGTGCCCTACCAGCTGCAGATCCGGCATTCGACCGGGCCGCGGCGCCAACGCTGAATCCGGCGGCCGCGGCATCGCGGGGCGCGTTTGCGGCGCCTGAAACGCAACGCCCCCGCCGGAAGCGGGGGTCGGAGGATGGAGGCCTGGGTCGGAATTGAACCGGCGTACGCGGATTTGCAGTCCGCTGCATAACCACTCTGCCACCAGGCCGGAGGCTCGCGCCGCCACCGCAGTGTAATCGCTGGGGGCCGGCCCGACAAAACAAAACCCCGTTGCCGGGGTCCGTTTTCGATCCTGTCCGGCGCCGGGGCGACGGCAGGATCAATCGTGTCTGGAGCGGGAAACGAGACTCGAACTCGCGACCTCAACCTTGGCAAGGTTGCGCTCTACCAACTGAGCTATTCCCGCTTGGGAGACGCGCATTTTAGGGATTCGGCGGGCGCTGTCAACCGGGTTTGCGCTTTTCCCCGGTGGCGCGGGCGGCGGCGGCCTGCTCGTCGGCGCGCAGCGCCGGCCAGGCCGCGTGCAGGTACTGGAAACCGGACCACAGGGTCAGCACCGCGGCGGCGGCCAGCAGCCAGTCGCCGACATGGAACACCAGTTCGCCCAGCCAGATGTCGGTGCCGGGCTGCAGCGGGGAGCGCGGATTGATCGCATACAGCAGGCACGACAGCGCCACCATCTGCGCGACGGTCTTGATCTTGCCGATAGAGGCCACCTTGACCGTGGCCCGCTGCCCCAGTTCGGCCATCCACTCGCGCAGCGCCGACACGGCGATCTCGCGGCCGACGATGACTGCGGCCCAGAACGCCATCCACGGCGTCGGGTGCCCCTGCACGATCAGGAACAAGGCCACGGCCACCATCATCTTGTCGGCCACCGGGTCGAGGAAGGCGCCGAACGCCGAGTACTGGTGGTAGCGGCGCGCGACCCAACCGTCGAGCCAGTCGGTCACCGCGGCCAGGATGAACACCGCCGCGGCGGCGAAGTTGGTCCACTGGTACGGAAGGTAGAAGACCACCACCAGCACCGGGATCAGCACGATCCGCAGCAGGGTCAGCCAGGTCGGGATGGTCAACTTCATCGGACCTTCTTCTTCATCCGTTTTCCGCCGCCGGGGGCTCCAGCCCGTGCAGGGTAGCGTAGATGCGCGCGGCCAGTGCGGCATTGATGCCCTCCACCCGCGCGATCTCCTCTTCGCCGGCGGCCTTGAGCCCGGCCAGCCCGCCGAAATGCCGCAGCAGCGCGGCGCGCCGGCGCGGGCCGATGCCGGGGATGTCCTCCAGCCGGCTGGTGGTGCGCGCCTTCTGCCGCCGGCCGCGGTGGCCGGTGATGGCGAAGCGGTGCGCCTCGTCGCGGACCTGCTGGATGAACTGCAGCGCCGGCGAGGCCGCGCCCGGACGCAATTCGCGGCCGTCGGCCAGGACCAGGGTCTCTTCGCCGGCGCGGCGCTGTTCGCCCTTGGACACGCCGACCAGCAGCACGCCCTCCACGCCCAGGTCGGCCAGCGCCTCGCGCGCCTGCGCCAACTGCCCGGCGCCACCGTCGATCAGCAGCACGTCCGGCAGCACCGCGTTCCTCGCCAGGCCCGGCGCCGCGTCCGGTGCCTGGTCGGAGCCGGCCCCGGCTTCCAGCGCGCGGCGGAAGCGGCGCTCGATCGCCTGGCGCATCGCCGCGTAGTCGTCGCCCGGCTCGATCCCGGCGATGTTGTAGCGCCGGTACTGGTTGCGCACCGGCCCGGCCGGG is a genomic window containing:
- a CDS encoding nucleotide sugar dehydrogenase, whose product is MSEPSVPLPPADARIAVIGLGYVGLPLAVAFGAQREVLGFDIDAGRVQELRGGVDRTLELEPEEIRAATRLRFDSNPAALAGCDIFIVAVPTPIDASYQPDLEPLRGASELVAAALRRGALVIYESTVYPGTTEEICVPILERGSGLRFNADFSCGYSPERVSPGDRQRRLADIRKITSGSTPGVAAAVDALYRPVIAAGTYAAPSIRVAEAAKVVENIQRDVNIALVNELALVFDRLGIDTADVLEAAGTKWNFLPFRPGLVGGHCIGVDPYYLLHKSESVGYHPELIHTAREVNERVGTHVADRVLAMLRERGVVPADARVLVLGVTFKENCPDLRNSRALDLARQLAEAGARVEACDPWADAEEVARQGVALRSEPEAGRYDAVVLAVAHDEYRGYDAGQVRALGRPGAAVYDVKSVWPREAVDDRL
- a CDS encoding LacI family DNA-binding transcriptional regulator, giving the protein MRARIEDVAAAAGVSMKTVSRVFNREPNVREDTRHKVEEAARQLHYRPNSSARSLAGRRSYLISLLYDNPSSNYVMEIIEGVLAACEQAHYGLTLRPVDFGRRGHVESVEGLVNQYRPDGLVLTPPLTDDLPLLRRLRELDVRYAGISAKRNNARIGATLDERAAVADMMAHVVALGHRRIAHITGHRSHGARAWRLAGYLDGLNQAGIEPDPALVIEGEFSFESGIAGARRLLDLDDPPTAIFGANDDTACGVLYEAAARGLAVPEQLSVFGFDDTPMSRQVWPSLSTIRQPSREMGRIAARQLLDEITGHGVGSIVKVPYQLQIRHSTGPRRQR
- the pgsA gene encoding CDP-diacylglycerol--glycerol-3-phosphate 3-phosphatidyltransferase, with amino-acid sequence MKLTIPTWLTLLRIVLIPVLVVVFYLPYQWTNFAAAAVFILAAVTDWLDGWVARRYHQYSAFGAFLDPVADKMMVAVALFLIVQGHPTPWMAFWAAVIVGREIAVSALREWMAELGQRATVKVASIGKIKTVAQMVALSCLLYAINPRSPLQPGTDIWLGELVFHVGDWLLAAAAVLTLWSGFQYLHAAWPALRADEQAAAARATGEKRKPG